One genomic window of Nicotiana sylvestris chromosome 10, ASM39365v2, whole genome shotgun sequence includes the following:
- the LOC104225443 gene encoding bifunctional 3-dehydroquinate dehydratase/shikimate dehydrogenase, chloroplastic-like: MGSVGLLKNSAMVCAPLMAPSVEQLVHGMLQAKAQGADLVEIRLDGINNFQPQKDLQVLLNNNPLPVLIVYRPIWEGNEFEEDDDHIHKQLEVLRWAKELGADYIELDLKIASDFTKKEKPRWSSGCKVIASCFVDNVTSKEDLSQVVAHMQSTGADILKIVTNANDITELEKMFHLLSHCQVPLIAYSLGERGLISQLLGPKFGSVLVYGSLDCNAVPGLPTLGSLRQAYGVDFMDTDTKVFGLISKPVGHSKGPILHNPTFRHVGYNGIYVPMFVDDLKEFFRVYSSPDFAGFSVGIPYKEAVVSFCDEVDPLAKSIGAVNTIIRRPCDGKLIGYNTDCEASITAIEDALKVNGRTNGAAFLPSPLAGKLFVVVGAGGAGRALAFGAKSRRAEIVIFDIDFDRAKALAAAVSGEALPFEKLASFQPEKGAILANATPIGMHPNKDRIPVSEASLKDYVVVFDAVYTPRKTTLLKDAEAAGAITVSGVEMFLRQAIGQFHLFTRTKAPEEFMRDIVMAKF, translated from the exons ATGGGTAGTGTTGGATTGTTGAAGAATTCCGCCATGGTTTGTGCTCCATTAATGGCCCCATCAGTGGAGCAATTGGTTCATGGTATGCTTCAGGCAAAAGCACAAGGTGCAGATTTAGTTGAGATTAGGCTGGATGGTATCAACAACTTCCAACCCCAGAAAGATCTTCAAGTCCTCCTAAATAATAATCCACTTCCTGTTCTCATTGTTTACAG GCCAATATGGGAAGGAAATGAGTTTGAAGAGGATGATGACCACATCCACAAGCAGTTGGAAGTACTTCGGTGGGCTAAAGAATTGGGAGCTGATTATATTGAGTTGGACCTCAAG ATAGCTAGTGACTTCACGAAAAAAGAAAAGCCGAGGTGGAGTAGTGGTTGTAAAGTAATTGCATCATGCTTTGTGGACAATGTGACCTCAAAAGAAGACCTCAGCCAAGTTGTTGCACACATGCAATCTACTGGGGCTGATATCCTCAAAATTGTTACAAATGCAAATGACATTACAGAACTAGAGAAAATGTTTCACTTGCTCTCGCATTGCCAG GTGCCACTTATTGCATACTCTCTTGGGGAAAGAGGTCTCATAAGTCAGTTGTTGGGCCCGAAATTTGGTAGTGTTCTAGTATATGGATCTCTTGATTGTAATGCTGTGCCTGGTCTGCCTACTCTCGGCAGCCTTAGACAAGCCTATGGAGTTGATTTTATGGATACCGATACTAAAGTGTTTGGGCTCATCTCTAAACCAGTGGGTCATAGTAAAGGACCTATTTTGCATAATCCTACATTTAGACATGTGGGGTACAATGGAATTTATGTTCCAATGTTTGTCGATGATCTTAAGGAGTTCTTCAGGGTCTACTCAAGTCCTGACTTTGCTGGTTTCAG TGTTGGGATCCCTTACAAGGAAGCAGTGGTGAGTTTTTGTGATGAAGTCGATCCACTGGCTAAG TCTATAGGGGCTGTAAATACTATCATACGGAGGCCTTGCGACGGAAAGCTAATTGGTTATAACACAGATTGTGAGGCTTCTATAACAGCCATTGAGGATGCTTTGAAAG taaatgGGCGTACAAATGGAGCAGCTTTTCTTCCTTCTCCACTTGCGGGTAAACTGTTTGTGGTGGTTGGTGCTGGAGGTGCAGGAAGAGCATTAGCATTCGGAGCGAAGAGCAGGAGAGCTGAAATTGTGATTTTTGACATTGACTTTGATAGAGCAAAGGCTCTTGCTGCTGCAGTTTCTGGTGAAGCTCTGCCATTTGAGAAATTAGCTTCTTTTCAGCCTGAGAAAGGTGCGATCCTTGCCAATGCAACACCTATAGGAATGCATCCAAATAAAGATAGGATACCTGTTTCCGAG GCAAGCTTGAAGGATTATGTAGTGGTGTTTGATGCTGTTTATACACCTAGAAAGACTACTCTGCTGAAAGACGCTGAGGCTGCTGGAGCAATCACTGTCAGTGGAGTTGAAATGTTTCTTAGACAGGCCATTGGCCAGTTCCACCTTTTCACCCGAACTAAAG CACCCGAAGAATTCATGCGCGACATCGTTATGGCAAAATTCTAA